From a region of the Theobroma cacao cultivar B97-61/B2 chromosome 8, Criollo_cocoa_genome_V2, whole genome shotgun sequence genome:
- the LOC108663018 gene encoding uncharacterized protein LOC108663018, translated as MSLSRFDVLKVLKDFNNKFGKTQKRVDEDNPWKKKSIFFDLPYWEYNLLRHNLDVMHIEKNVYDSLLATLLDIDGKTKDHLKGRLDLQDLGIRKELHPRTLALDKILLPPVCFSMTSKEKGVLCEVLKGLKIPNNHATNISRCVNLKEHKVSGLKSYDCHFLMHYVLHIVVRKVLPKHVVKVLIRLSAFFLGIYTKVIQLEEFERLEKEIAVVLCELERIFPPSFFDIMIHLPIHLAREGMLGGPVQYRCMYAVESVETRFNRPYRNYDDAGMDSQKSGLFPRMGRFLDSGEISTLDFNSWIQAHRYFLVSYVACKEHEKLIMQCYGSRKWNRARSHSLEFHEWFKTRVRNQQVLEEIKWLSRRPSRVVRRLKGFIVNGFRFHTQDREKKIKTQNSGVVITALTESYASSQDQNPIKGNVTYYGVLKDIIELDYYGNFNVVVFKCDWFQVKQDEFGFLLVNFTRLTCQNDPFVLASQVQQVFYIQDPIEKDWHVVIKLSGPRDLYDMFRSNEDIAWQIDNEPNVSFSDPIINVSDDSVSYSRDDMDGVTINKSLDGVQIEK; from the exons ATGTCGCTTTCTAGGTTTGATGTGTTAAAAGtattgaaggattttaataataaatttggaAAGACTCAAAAGCGTGTAGATGAAGATAATccatggaagaaaaaaagtatatTTTTTGATCTACCTTATTGGGAGTATAATCTCTTACGTCACAATTTAGATGTAATGCACATAGAGAAAAATGTTTATGATTCCTTACTTGCCACACTCCTAGATATTGATGGCAAAACAAAAGATCATTTGAAAGGCCGTCTTGACCTACAAGATTTGGGTATAAGAAAAGAGCTTCATCCTAGAACTCTAGCACTTGACAAGATACTTCTACCTCCTGTATGCTTTTCAATGACTTCAAAGGAAAAAGGTGTTCTTTGTGAAGTTTTGAAAGGACTGAAAATTCCAAACAACCATGCAACTAATATCTCAAGGTGTGTCAATCTCAAAGAACATAAAGTTTCAGGACTAAAAAGTTATGACTGTCACTTTCTAATGCACTATGTACTTCACATAGTTGTTCGAAAAGTATTGCCAAAACATGTAGTCAAAGTCTTGATTAGACTAAGTGCCTTTTTTTTAGGAATATACACTAAAGTTATCCAATTAGAAGAGTTTGAGCGCTTGGAAAAAGAGATTGCAGTGGTACTTTGTGAACTTGAGAGAATTTTTCCACCATCTTTTTTTGACATCATGATCCATTTGCCCATTCATTTGGCACGTGAAGGTATGCTAGGTGGACCAGTCCAATATCGTTGTATGTACGCTGTAGAGAG TGTTGAAACAAGGTTCAATAGACCTTATAGGAATTATGATGATGCTGGAATGGACTCACAAAAGTCTGGTTTATTCCCAAGAATGGGTCGCTTTTTAGACAGTGGTGAGATTTCTACATTAGACTTCAACTCTTGGATTCAGGCACATAG atattttcttgtttcctATGTTGCATGtaaagagcatgaaaaacttATTATGCAGTGTTATGGTTCAAGAAAATGGAATAGAGCACGTAGCCATAGCCTCGAATTTCATGAATGGTTTAAAACTCGGGTTAGAAACCAGCAAGTTTTAGAGGAAATTAAATGGTTGTCACGACGTCCTAGTCGTGTGGTTAGAAGGCTTAAAGGTTTCATTGTTAATGGCTTTCGATTTCACACTCAAGATcgtgaaaagaaaataaagactCAAAATAGTGGGGTGGTTATTACGGCATTAACTGAAAGTTATGCAAGTTCTCAAGATCAAAATCCAATCAAAGGGAATGTTACATACTATGGAGTCTTGAAAGATATCATTGAGTTAGACTACTATGGGAATTTTAATGTTGTGGTATTTAAATGTGATTGGTTTCAAGTGAAGCAAGATGAATTTGGATTTTTACTTGTGAACTTCACGAGGTTAACTTGTCAGAATGATCCTTTTGTATTGGCATCTCAAGTGCAGCAAGTTTTTTACATCCAAGATCCAATTGAAAAGGATTGGCATGTTGTTATCAAGCTTAGTGGTCCAAGAGActtatatgatatgtttagaTCAAATGAAGACATTGCATGGCAAATTGATAATGAGCCAAATGTGTCTTTTTCAGATCCAATTATCAATGTTAGTGATGATAGTGTTAGTTATTCAAGGGATGACATGGATGGAGTAACAATCAATAAATCATTAGATGGTGTTCAAATAGAGAAATAA
- the LOC108663076 gene encoding uncharacterized protein LOC108663076: protein MIILKMKTRGPTRALRIHGLIENNRNFILLNTRNQPIGPTDEAVNNLSTFLGTLARNAMLAPLVYVDWRAMPQSNKNDMWDLVKAKFDIEARAKKWVLSTIATDWRNYKCRLKRSFYSIYKTDDVRLKNCPEGVPFEHWKVLVAFWSSKEGNV, encoded by the exons atgataattttgaaaatgaag ACTAGGGGGCCTACTAGGGCTCTTCGAATTCATGGATTGATTGAAAACAATCGTAATTTCATCTTATTAAACACAAGAAACCAGCCTATTGGTCCCACTGATGAAGCTGTTAACAATTTAAGCACTTTCTTGGGAACCTTGGCACGGAATGCTATGTTGGCTCCTCTTGTTTATGTTGATTGGCGAGCAATGCCTCAATCTAATAAAAATGACATGTGGGATCTAGTGAAG GCAAAGTTTGACATTGAGGCACGTGCCAAAAAATGGGTCCTAAGCACAATAGCAACTGATTGGAGGAATTACAAATGCCGATTGAAGAGGAGTTTTTattctatatataaaacagATGATGTTCGGCTTAAAAATTGTCCTGAAGGAGTCCCTTTTGAACATTGGAAAGTGTTGGTTGCATTTTGGAGTTCTAAGGAAGGAAATGTATGA